A DNA window from Bos mutus isolate GX-2022 chromosome 11, NWIPB_WYAK_1.1, whole genome shotgun sequence contains the following coding sequences:
- the CRB2 gene encoding protein crumbs homolog 2 isoform X1: MALAWPGTRDPRPSAHLLLLLLLLHRAPVLALPAGTVPSETPGACASDPCAPGTKCQATENAGYSCVPLEPRGCASQPCHHGALCVPQGPGPDAFRCYCVPGFQGPHCELDIDECASRPCHHGATCRNLADRYECHCPLGYEGVTCETEVDECASAPCLHGGSCLDGVGSYRCVCAPGYGGASCQLDLDECQSQPCAHGGVCRDLVNGFRCDCADTGYEGERCELEVLECASAPCANNASCLEGLGSFRCLCWPGYSGERCEVDEDECAVGPCQHGGQCLQRSDPTLYGGIQATFPDDFSFRQAAGFVCRCPPGFEGDDCGEDVDECASRPCLSGGLCQDLPNGFQCHCPDGYTGPTCQEDMDECLSEPCLHGGTCEDTVAGYICGCPKAWGGLDCSVPLTGCQGHTCPPTATCVPTFESGVHSYTCRCPPGTHGPFCGQNTTFSMVAGNPVRASVPAGSSLGLALRFRTTIRVGALATCSDTQGSVELALVEARLQATLWSHGKNVLVLRLLEPPLNDGHWHRVEVTLRLGVLELRLWHEGCPAHLCVASSPMATAAPAPTPAGSRFTQLGGVAFAGCLQDVQVDGHLLLPEDLGENVLLGCWHQEHCQPPPCAHGGVCVDLWTHFHCDCPRPYSGPTCADEVPAATFGLGGTLSSASFLLDQPPGPNLTVSFLLRTREPAGLLLQLTNDSVAGLTVFLSEGQIRAEALGSPALVLPGRWDDGLRHLVTLSFGPDQLWGVGQQVHVGGRLLPGDAEPWGGPFRGCMQDVRLNDLHLPFFPPLLGNSSLPSVPGHGQSWNLTMGCVSEDTCNPEPCLNGGTCLVTWNDFHCTCPANFTGPTCAQQLWCPGQPCLPPATCEEVPDGFVCVAEATFREGPPAEFSGHNASSGSALSGLSLVFRTRDPEAGLLRAEDGPAAVWLAVRNGSLAAGVRSGAGLPRAVLPAPGPRVADGAWHRVRLAMEQPAAVASRWLLWLDGAATPVSLRGLAGDLDFLRGPGAARVLLAENFTGCLGRVALGGHPLPLARPRPGAAPGSREPFSARPGAPAPHLGCSGAPVCVPSPCLHGGACRDLFDAFACACGPGWEGPRCEDRADPCRSAPCARGRCHAHPDGHFECRCPPGFAGPRCRLPVPPEGCSLNITCLNGGQCEEGPQGANCSCQESFAGQRCQIPCEANPCLNGGTCRAADGVYECVCNARFSGQFCEVVKGLPLPLPFPLLEVAVPAACACLLLLLLGLLSGILAARKRRQSEGTYSPSQQEVAGARLEMDSVLKVPPEERLI, encoded by the exons ATGGCGCTGGCCTGGCCTGGGACCCGGGACCCCAGGCCCTCGGcccatctcctgctgctgctgctgctgctgcacagGGCCCCAGTCCTCGCTCTACCAGCTG GGACGGTGCCTTCAGAGACCCCGGGTGCCTGCGCCTCAGACCCATGCGCTCCAGGGACCAAGTGCCAGGCTACAGAGAACGCTGGCTACAGCTGCGTGCCCCTGGAGCCCCGGGGCTGTGCCAGTCAGCCATGCCACCACGGCGCTCTGTGTgtgccccagggcccagggcccgATGCCTTCCGCTGCTACTGTGTGCCGGGATTCCAGGGTCCACACTGTGAGCTGGACATCGATGAGTGTGCGTCCCGGCCCTGCCACCATGGGGCCACCTGCCGCAACCTGGCGGATCGTTACGAGTGCCACTGCCCGCTCGGCTATGAAG GCGTGACCTGCGAGACGGAGGTGGACGAGTGCGCCTCGGCGCCCTGCCTGCACGGGGGCTCGTGCCTGGACGGCGTGGGCTCATACCGCTGCGTGTGCGCGCCGGGCTACGGGGGCGCCAGCTGCCAGCTGGACCTGGACGAGTGCCAGAGCCAGCCGTGCGCACACGGGGGCGTGTGCCGCGACCTGGTCAACGG GTTCCGGTGCGACTGCGCGGACACGGGCTACGAGGGCGAGCGCTGCGAGCTAGAGGTTCTGGAGTGCGCGTCGGCGCCCTGCGCGAACAACGCGTCCTGCCTCGAGGGCCTCGGGAGCTTCCGCTGCCTCTGCTGGCCAG GCTACAGTGGCGAGCGGTGCGAGGTGGATGAGGACGAATGTGCGGTGGGCCCCTGCCAGCATGGGGGCCAGTGCCTGCAGCGCTCGGATCCAACCCTCTATGGGGGCATCCAGGCCACTTTCCCAGATGACTTCAGCTTTCGCCAGGCTGCTGGCTTCGTGTGCCGCTGCCCTCCGGGCTTTGAGG GGGATGACTGCGGCGAGGATGTAGATGAGTGTGCCTCTCGGCCGTGCCTCAGTGGAGGCCTCTGCCAGGACCTGCCCAATGGCTTCCAGTGCCACTGTCCAGACGGCTACACAG GCCCGACGTGTCAGGAAGACATGGACGAATGCCTGTCGGAGCCTTGCCTCCATGGTGGGACCTGTGAAGACACCGTGGCAGGCTACATCTGTGGGTGCCCCAAGGCCTGGGGTGGATTGGATTGTTCTGTGCCACTCACCGGCTGCCAGGGCCACACTTGCCCACCGACTGCCACCTGCGTCCCTACCTTCGAGTCAGGGGTTCACAGTTACACCTGCCGCTGCCCACCTGGTACCCATGGACCTTTCTGTGGCCAGAATACTACATTCTCCATGGTGGCTGGGAACCCCGTACGGGCTTCGGTGCCAGCTGGCAGCTCCCTAGGTCTTGCCCTGAGGTTTCGTACCACGATACGTGTGGGTGCCTTGGCCACGTGCTCTGACACTCAAGGCAGCGTGGAGCTGGCGCTGGTGGAGGCCAGGCTTCAGGCCACACTCTGGAGCCACGGCAAGAATGTGCTCGTCCTGAGGCTGCTGGAACCACCCCTCAATGATGGCCACTGGCACCGAGTGGAGGTGACGCTCCGCCTGGGGGTCCTGGAGTTGCGGCTCTGGCATGAAGGCTGTCCCGCCCACCTCTGTGTGGcctccagtcccatggccacggCTGCCCCGGCCCCCACGCCTGCTGGGTCCCGCTTCACCCAGCTGGGCGGCGTGGCCTTTGCAGGCTGCCTCCAGGATGTGCAGGTGGATGGGCATCTCCTGCTGCCCGAGGACCTTGGTGAGAATGTCCTCCTGGGCTGCTGGCACCAGGAGCACTGCCAGCCTCCGCCTTGTGCCCACGGAGGGGTCTGCGTGGACCTGTGGACTCACTTCCATTGTGACTGCCCCCGGCCCTACAGCGGTCCCACGTGTGCTGATG AGGTTCCTGCTGCCACCTTTGGCTTGGGGGGcaccctgagctctgcctccttcctACTCGACCAGCCGCCAGGCCCCAACCTCACCGTGTCCTTCCTCCTCCGCACCCGGGAACCTGCTGGCCTTCTGCTCCAGCTCACCAACGATTCGGTCGCTGGCCTGACAGTGTTCCTGAGCGAGGGCCAGATCCGGGCCGAGGCACTGGGCAGTCCTGCTCTGGTGCTCCCGGGGCGCTGGGATGACGGGCTCCGCCACCTGGTGACACTCAGCTTCGGGCCTGATCAGCTGTGGGGTGTGGGGCAGCAGGTGCACGTGGGCGGCAGGCTCCTCCCTGGTGACGCCGAGCCCTGGGGTGGGCCCTTCCGAGGCTGCATGCAGGACGTGCGACTCAATGACCTCCACCTCCCCTTCTTTCCACCACTGCTGGGGAACTCCAGCCTGCCCAGCGTGCCCGGCCACGGGCAGTCCTGGAACCTCACCATGGGCTGCGTCTCTGAGGACACATGCAAT CCTGAGCCCTGTCTCAATGGTGGGACTTGCCTCGTCACCTGGAATGACTTCCACTGCACCTGCCCTGCCAACTTCACTGGGCCCACGTGTGCCCAGCAGCTGTGGTGTCCTGGCCAGCCCTGTCTCCCGCCTGCCACCTGTGAGGAGGTCCCTGATGGCTTTGTCT GTGTGGCGGAGGCCACGTTCCGCGAGGGACCCCCGGCGGAATTCAGCGGGCACAACGCGTCATCGGGCAGCGCTCTCAGCGGCCTCTCGCTGGTCTTCCGCACTCGCGACCCCGAGGCAGGGCTGTTGCGCGCTGAGGACGGCCCGGCCGCCGTGTGGCTGGCGGTGCGCAACGGCTCGCTGGCGGCCGGCGTGCGCAGCGGCGCCGGTTTGCCCCGCGCGGTGCTGCCAGCGCCCGGGCCGCGTGTGGCCGACGGCGCCTGGCACCGCGTGCGCCTGGCCATGGAGCAGCCCGCGGCCGTCGCTTCGCGCTGGCTGCTCTGGCTGGACGGCGCGGCGACGCCGGTGTCGCTGCGTGGCCTGGCCGGCGACCTGGACTTCCTGCGCGGCCCGGGCGCCGCGCGAGTCCTGCTGGCCGAGAACTTCACGGGCTGCCTGGGCCGCGTGGCGCTCGGCGGCCACCCGCTACCCCTGGCGCGCCCGCGGCCCGGCGCGGCCCCCGGCTCCCGCGAGCCCTTCTCGGCCCGGCCCGGAGCGCCCGCCCCGCACCTCGGCTGCAGCGGCGCTCCCGTGTGTGTCCCCTCGCCCTGCCTGCACGGCGGCGCCTGCCGCGACCTCTTCGACGCCTTCGCCTGCGCCTGCGGCCCGGGCTGGGAGGGCCCGCGCTGCGAGGACCGCGCCGACCCGTGTCGCTCGGCGCCCTGCGCCCGCGGCCGCTGCCACGCACACCCAGACGGTCACTTCGAGTGCCGCTGCCCGCCTGGCTTCGCAGGCCCGCGCTGCAG GTTGCCTGTCCCACCAGAGGGGTGCAGCCTGAACATCACCTGTCTCAACGGTGGCCAGTGTGAGGAGGGGCCCCAGGGGGCCAACTGCAGCTGCCAGGAGAGCTTTGCTGGGCAGAG ATGTCAGATCCCCTGTGAAGCCAACCCCTGCTTGAATGGGGGCACCTGCCGGGCAGCTGATGGGGTGTACGAATGTGTCTGCAATGCCAGGTTCTCAGGCCAGTTCTGCGAAGTGGTG AAAGGCCTACCACTGCCGCTGCCGTTCCCGCTGCTGGAGGTAGCAGTGCCCGCGGCCTgcgcctgcctcctcctcctcctcttgggCCTCCTCTCAGGGATCCTGGCGGCCAGAAAGCGCCGCCAGTCAGAGGGCACCTACAGTCCGAGCCAGCAGGAGGTGGCCGGAGCCCGGCTGGAGATGGACAGCGTCCTCAAGGTGCCGCCCGAGGAGAGACTCATCTAG
- the CRB2 gene encoding protein crumbs homolog 2 isoform X2: MALAWPGTRDPRPSAHLLLLLLLLHRAPVLALPAGTVPSETPGACASDPCAPGTKCQATENAGYSCVPLEPRGCASQPCHHGALCVPQGPGPDAFRCYCVPGFQGPHCELDIDECASRPCHHGATCRNLADRYECHCPLGYEGVTCETEVDECASAPCLHGGSCLDGVGSYRCVCAPGYGGASCQLDLDECQSQPCAHGGVCRDLVNGFRCDCADTGYEGERCELEVLECASAPCANNASCLEGLGSFRCLCWPGYSGERCEVDEDECAVGPCQHGGQCLQRSDPTLYGGIQATFPDDFSFRQAAGFVCRCPPGFEGPTCQEDMDECLSEPCLHGGTCEDTVAGYICGCPKAWGGLDCSVPLTGCQGHTCPPTATCVPTFESGVHSYTCRCPPGTHGPFCGQNTTFSMVAGNPVRASVPAGSSLGLALRFRTTIRVGALATCSDTQGSVELALVEARLQATLWSHGKNVLVLRLLEPPLNDGHWHRVEVTLRLGVLELRLWHEGCPAHLCVASSPMATAAPAPTPAGSRFTQLGGVAFAGCLQDVQVDGHLLLPEDLGENVLLGCWHQEHCQPPPCAHGGVCVDLWTHFHCDCPRPYSGPTCADEVPAATFGLGGTLSSASFLLDQPPGPNLTVSFLLRTREPAGLLLQLTNDSVAGLTVFLSEGQIRAEALGSPALVLPGRWDDGLRHLVTLSFGPDQLWGVGQQVHVGGRLLPGDAEPWGGPFRGCMQDVRLNDLHLPFFPPLLGNSSLPSVPGHGQSWNLTMGCVSEDTCNPEPCLNGGTCLVTWNDFHCTCPANFTGPTCAQQLWCPGQPCLPPATCEEVPDGFVCVAEATFREGPPAEFSGHNASSGSALSGLSLVFRTRDPEAGLLRAEDGPAAVWLAVRNGSLAAGVRSGAGLPRAVLPAPGPRVADGAWHRVRLAMEQPAAVASRWLLWLDGAATPVSLRGLAGDLDFLRGPGAARVLLAENFTGCLGRVALGGHPLPLARPRPGAAPGSREPFSARPGAPAPHLGCSGAPVCVPSPCLHGGACRDLFDAFACACGPGWEGPRCEDRADPCRSAPCARGRCHAHPDGHFECRCPPGFAGPRCRLPVPPEGCSLNITCLNGGQCEEGPQGANCSCQESFAGQRCQIPCEANPCLNGGTCRAADGVYECVCNARFSGQFCEVVKGLPLPLPFPLLEVAVPAACACLLLLLLGLLSGILAARKRRQSEGTYSPSQQEVAGARLEMDSVLKVPPEERLI, translated from the exons ATGGCGCTGGCCTGGCCTGGGACCCGGGACCCCAGGCCCTCGGcccatctcctgctgctgctgctgctgctgcacagGGCCCCAGTCCTCGCTCTACCAGCTG GGACGGTGCCTTCAGAGACCCCGGGTGCCTGCGCCTCAGACCCATGCGCTCCAGGGACCAAGTGCCAGGCTACAGAGAACGCTGGCTACAGCTGCGTGCCCCTGGAGCCCCGGGGCTGTGCCAGTCAGCCATGCCACCACGGCGCTCTGTGTgtgccccagggcccagggcccgATGCCTTCCGCTGCTACTGTGTGCCGGGATTCCAGGGTCCACACTGTGAGCTGGACATCGATGAGTGTGCGTCCCGGCCCTGCCACCATGGGGCCACCTGCCGCAACCTGGCGGATCGTTACGAGTGCCACTGCCCGCTCGGCTATGAAG GCGTGACCTGCGAGACGGAGGTGGACGAGTGCGCCTCGGCGCCCTGCCTGCACGGGGGCTCGTGCCTGGACGGCGTGGGCTCATACCGCTGCGTGTGCGCGCCGGGCTACGGGGGCGCCAGCTGCCAGCTGGACCTGGACGAGTGCCAGAGCCAGCCGTGCGCACACGGGGGCGTGTGCCGCGACCTGGTCAACGG GTTCCGGTGCGACTGCGCGGACACGGGCTACGAGGGCGAGCGCTGCGAGCTAGAGGTTCTGGAGTGCGCGTCGGCGCCCTGCGCGAACAACGCGTCCTGCCTCGAGGGCCTCGGGAGCTTCCGCTGCCTCTGCTGGCCAG GCTACAGTGGCGAGCGGTGCGAGGTGGATGAGGACGAATGTGCGGTGGGCCCCTGCCAGCATGGGGGCCAGTGCCTGCAGCGCTCGGATCCAACCCTCTATGGGGGCATCCAGGCCACTTTCCCAGATGACTTCAGCTTTCGCCAGGCTGCTGGCTTCGTGTGCCGCTGCCCTCCGGGCTTTGAGG GCCCGACGTGTCAGGAAGACATGGACGAATGCCTGTCGGAGCCTTGCCTCCATGGTGGGACCTGTGAAGACACCGTGGCAGGCTACATCTGTGGGTGCCCCAAGGCCTGGGGTGGATTGGATTGTTCTGTGCCACTCACCGGCTGCCAGGGCCACACTTGCCCACCGACTGCCACCTGCGTCCCTACCTTCGAGTCAGGGGTTCACAGTTACACCTGCCGCTGCCCACCTGGTACCCATGGACCTTTCTGTGGCCAGAATACTACATTCTCCATGGTGGCTGGGAACCCCGTACGGGCTTCGGTGCCAGCTGGCAGCTCCCTAGGTCTTGCCCTGAGGTTTCGTACCACGATACGTGTGGGTGCCTTGGCCACGTGCTCTGACACTCAAGGCAGCGTGGAGCTGGCGCTGGTGGAGGCCAGGCTTCAGGCCACACTCTGGAGCCACGGCAAGAATGTGCTCGTCCTGAGGCTGCTGGAACCACCCCTCAATGATGGCCACTGGCACCGAGTGGAGGTGACGCTCCGCCTGGGGGTCCTGGAGTTGCGGCTCTGGCATGAAGGCTGTCCCGCCCACCTCTGTGTGGcctccagtcccatggccacggCTGCCCCGGCCCCCACGCCTGCTGGGTCCCGCTTCACCCAGCTGGGCGGCGTGGCCTTTGCAGGCTGCCTCCAGGATGTGCAGGTGGATGGGCATCTCCTGCTGCCCGAGGACCTTGGTGAGAATGTCCTCCTGGGCTGCTGGCACCAGGAGCACTGCCAGCCTCCGCCTTGTGCCCACGGAGGGGTCTGCGTGGACCTGTGGACTCACTTCCATTGTGACTGCCCCCGGCCCTACAGCGGTCCCACGTGTGCTGATG AGGTTCCTGCTGCCACCTTTGGCTTGGGGGGcaccctgagctctgcctccttcctACTCGACCAGCCGCCAGGCCCCAACCTCACCGTGTCCTTCCTCCTCCGCACCCGGGAACCTGCTGGCCTTCTGCTCCAGCTCACCAACGATTCGGTCGCTGGCCTGACAGTGTTCCTGAGCGAGGGCCAGATCCGGGCCGAGGCACTGGGCAGTCCTGCTCTGGTGCTCCCGGGGCGCTGGGATGACGGGCTCCGCCACCTGGTGACACTCAGCTTCGGGCCTGATCAGCTGTGGGGTGTGGGGCAGCAGGTGCACGTGGGCGGCAGGCTCCTCCCTGGTGACGCCGAGCCCTGGGGTGGGCCCTTCCGAGGCTGCATGCAGGACGTGCGACTCAATGACCTCCACCTCCCCTTCTTTCCACCACTGCTGGGGAACTCCAGCCTGCCCAGCGTGCCCGGCCACGGGCAGTCCTGGAACCTCACCATGGGCTGCGTCTCTGAGGACACATGCAAT CCTGAGCCCTGTCTCAATGGTGGGACTTGCCTCGTCACCTGGAATGACTTCCACTGCACCTGCCCTGCCAACTTCACTGGGCCCACGTGTGCCCAGCAGCTGTGGTGTCCTGGCCAGCCCTGTCTCCCGCCTGCCACCTGTGAGGAGGTCCCTGATGGCTTTGTCT GTGTGGCGGAGGCCACGTTCCGCGAGGGACCCCCGGCGGAATTCAGCGGGCACAACGCGTCATCGGGCAGCGCTCTCAGCGGCCTCTCGCTGGTCTTCCGCACTCGCGACCCCGAGGCAGGGCTGTTGCGCGCTGAGGACGGCCCGGCCGCCGTGTGGCTGGCGGTGCGCAACGGCTCGCTGGCGGCCGGCGTGCGCAGCGGCGCCGGTTTGCCCCGCGCGGTGCTGCCAGCGCCCGGGCCGCGTGTGGCCGACGGCGCCTGGCACCGCGTGCGCCTGGCCATGGAGCAGCCCGCGGCCGTCGCTTCGCGCTGGCTGCTCTGGCTGGACGGCGCGGCGACGCCGGTGTCGCTGCGTGGCCTGGCCGGCGACCTGGACTTCCTGCGCGGCCCGGGCGCCGCGCGAGTCCTGCTGGCCGAGAACTTCACGGGCTGCCTGGGCCGCGTGGCGCTCGGCGGCCACCCGCTACCCCTGGCGCGCCCGCGGCCCGGCGCGGCCCCCGGCTCCCGCGAGCCCTTCTCGGCCCGGCCCGGAGCGCCCGCCCCGCACCTCGGCTGCAGCGGCGCTCCCGTGTGTGTCCCCTCGCCCTGCCTGCACGGCGGCGCCTGCCGCGACCTCTTCGACGCCTTCGCCTGCGCCTGCGGCCCGGGCTGGGAGGGCCCGCGCTGCGAGGACCGCGCCGACCCGTGTCGCTCGGCGCCCTGCGCCCGCGGCCGCTGCCACGCACACCCAGACGGTCACTTCGAGTGCCGCTGCCCGCCTGGCTTCGCAGGCCCGCGCTGCAG GTTGCCTGTCCCACCAGAGGGGTGCAGCCTGAACATCACCTGTCTCAACGGTGGCCAGTGTGAGGAGGGGCCCCAGGGGGCCAACTGCAGCTGCCAGGAGAGCTTTGCTGGGCAGAG ATGTCAGATCCCCTGTGAAGCCAACCCCTGCTTGAATGGGGGCACCTGCCGGGCAGCTGATGGGGTGTACGAATGTGTCTGCAATGCCAGGTTCTCAGGCCAGTTCTGCGAAGTGGTG AAAGGCCTACCACTGCCGCTGCCGTTCCCGCTGCTGGAGGTAGCAGTGCCCGCGGCCTgcgcctgcctcctcctcctcctcttgggCCTCCTCTCAGGGATCCTGGCGGCCAGAAAGCGCCGCCAGTCAGAGGGCACCTACAGTCCGAGCCAGCAGGAGGTGGCCGGAGCCCGGCTGGAGATGGACAGCGTCCTCAAGGTGCCGCCCGAGGAGAGACTCATCTAG
- the CRB2 gene encoding protein crumbs homolog 2 isoform X4, with protein sequence MALAWPGTRDPRPSAHLLLLLLLLHRAPVLALPAGYSGERCEVDEDECAVGPCQHGGQCLQRSDPTLYGGIQATFPDDFSFRQAAGFVCRCPPGFEGDDCGEDVDECASRPCLSGGLCQDLPNGFQCHCPDGYTGPTCQEDMDECLSEPCLHGGTCEDTVAGYICGCPKAWGGLDCSVPLTGCQGHTCPPTATCVPTFESGVHSYTCRCPPGTHGPFCGQNTTFSMVAGNPVRASVPAGSSLGLALRFRTTIRVGALATCSDTQGSVELALVEARLQATLWSHGKNVLVLRLLEPPLNDGHWHRVEVTLRLGVLELRLWHEGCPAHLCVASSPMATAAPAPTPAGSRFTQLGGVAFAGCLQDVQVDGHLLLPEDLGENVLLGCWHQEHCQPPPCAHGGVCVDLWTHFHCDCPRPYSGPTCADEVPAATFGLGGTLSSASFLLDQPPGPNLTVSFLLRTREPAGLLLQLTNDSVAGLTVFLSEGQIRAEALGSPALVLPGRWDDGLRHLVTLSFGPDQLWGVGQQVHVGGRLLPGDAEPWGGPFRGCMQDVRLNDLHLPFFPPLLGNSSLPSVPGHGQSWNLTMGCVSEDTCNPEPCLNGGTCLVTWNDFHCTCPANFTGPTCAQQLWCPGQPCLPPATCEEVPDGFVCVAEATFREGPPAEFSGHNASSGSALSGLSLVFRTRDPEAGLLRAEDGPAAVWLAVRNGSLAAGVRSGAGLPRAVLPAPGPRVADGAWHRVRLAMEQPAAVASRWLLWLDGAATPVSLRGLAGDLDFLRGPGAARVLLAENFTGCLGRVALGGHPLPLARPRPGAAPGSREPFSARPGAPAPHLGCSGAPVCVPSPCLHGGACRDLFDAFACACGPGWEGPRCEDRADPCRSAPCARGRCHAHPDGHFECRCPPGFAGPRCRLPVPPEGCSLNITCLNGGQCEEGPQGANCSCQESFAGQRCQIPCEANPCLNGGTCRAADGVYECVCNARFSGQFCEVVKGLPLPLPFPLLEVAVPAACACLLLLLLGLLSGILAARKRRQSEGTYSPSQQEVAGARLEMDSVLKVPPEERLI encoded by the exons ATGGCGCTGGCCTGGCCTGGGACCCGGGACCCCAGGCCCTCGGcccatctcctgctgctgctgctgctgctgcacagGGCCCCAGTCCTCGCTCTACCAGCTG GCTACAGTGGCGAGCGGTGCGAGGTGGATGAGGACGAATGTGCGGTGGGCCCCTGCCAGCATGGGGGCCAGTGCCTGCAGCGCTCGGATCCAACCCTCTATGGGGGCATCCAGGCCACTTTCCCAGATGACTTCAGCTTTCGCCAGGCTGCTGGCTTCGTGTGCCGCTGCCCTCCGGGCTTTGAGG GGGATGACTGCGGCGAGGATGTAGATGAGTGTGCCTCTCGGCCGTGCCTCAGTGGAGGCCTCTGCCAGGACCTGCCCAATGGCTTCCAGTGCCACTGTCCAGACGGCTACACAG GCCCGACGTGTCAGGAAGACATGGACGAATGCCTGTCGGAGCCTTGCCTCCATGGTGGGACCTGTGAAGACACCGTGGCAGGCTACATCTGTGGGTGCCCCAAGGCCTGGGGTGGATTGGATTGTTCTGTGCCACTCACCGGCTGCCAGGGCCACACTTGCCCACCGACTGCCACCTGCGTCCCTACCTTCGAGTCAGGGGTTCACAGTTACACCTGCCGCTGCCCACCTGGTACCCATGGACCTTTCTGTGGCCAGAATACTACATTCTCCATGGTGGCTGGGAACCCCGTACGGGCTTCGGTGCCAGCTGGCAGCTCCCTAGGTCTTGCCCTGAGGTTTCGTACCACGATACGTGTGGGTGCCTTGGCCACGTGCTCTGACACTCAAGGCAGCGTGGAGCTGGCGCTGGTGGAGGCCAGGCTTCAGGCCACACTCTGGAGCCACGGCAAGAATGTGCTCGTCCTGAGGCTGCTGGAACCACCCCTCAATGATGGCCACTGGCACCGAGTGGAGGTGACGCTCCGCCTGGGGGTCCTGGAGTTGCGGCTCTGGCATGAAGGCTGTCCCGCCCACCTCTGTGTGGcctccagtcccatggccacggCTGCCCCGGCCCCCACGCCTGCTGGGTCCCGCTTCACCCAGCTGGGCGGCGTGGCCTTTGCAGGCTGCCTCCAGGATGTGCAGGTGGATGGGCATCTCCTGCTGCCCGAGGACCTTGGTGAGAATGTCCTCCTGGGCTGCTGGCACCAGGAGCACTGCCAGCCTCCGCCTTGTGCCCACGGAGGGGTCTGCGTGGACCTGTGGACTCACTTCCATTGTGACTGCCCCCGGCCCTACAGCGGTCCCACGTGTGCTGATG AGGTTCCTGCTGCCACCTTTGGCTTGGGGGGcaccctgagctctgcctccttcctACTCGACCAGCCGCCAGGCCCCAACCTCACCGTGTCCTTCCTCCTCCGCACCCGGGAACCTGCTGGCCTTCTGCTCCAGCTCACCAACGATTCGGTCGCTGGCCTGACAGTGTTCCTGAGCGAGGGCCAGATCCGGGCCGAGGCACTGGGCAGTCCTGCTCTGGTGCTCCCGGGGCGCTGGGATGACGGGCTCCGCCACCTGGTGACACTCAGCTTCGGGCCTGATCAGCTGTGGGGTGTGGGGCAGCAGGTGCACGTGGGCGGCAGGCTCCTCCCTGGTGACGCCGAGCCCTGGGGTGGGCCCTTCCGAGGCTGCATGCAGGACGTGCGACTCAATGACCTCCACCTCCCCTTCTTTCCACCACTGCTGGGGAACTCCAGCCTGCCCAGCGTGCCCGGCCACGGGCAGTCCTGGAACCTCACCATGGGCTGCGTCTCTGAGGACACATGCAAT CCTGAGCCCTGTCTCAATGGTGGGACTTGCCTCGTCACCTGGAATGACTTCCACTGCACCTGCCCTGCCAACTTCACTGGGCCCACGTGTGCCCAGCAGCTGTGGTGTCCTGGCCAGCCCTGTCTCCCGCCTGCCACCTGTGAGGAGGTCCCTGATGGCTTTGTCT GTGTGGCGGAGGCCACGTTCCGCGAGGGACCCCCGGCGGAATTCAGCGGGCACAACGCGTCATCGGGCAGCGCTCTCAGCGGCCTCTCGCTGGTCTTCCGCACTCGCGACCCCGAGGCAGGGCTGTTGCGCGCTGAGGACGGCCCGGCCGCCGTGTGGCTGGCGGTGCGCAACGGCTCGCTGGCGGCCGGCGTGCGCAGCGGCGCCGGTTTGCCCCGCGCGGTGCTGCCAGCGCCCGGGCCGCGTGTGGCCGACGGCGCCTGGCACCGCGTGCGCCTGGCCATGGAGCAGCCCGCGGCCGTCGCTTCGCGCTGGCTGCTCTGGCTGGACGGCGCGGCGACGCCGGTGTCGCTGCGTGGCCTGGCCGGCGACCTGGACTTCCTGCGCGGCCCGGGCGCCGCGCGAGTCCTGCTGGCCGAGAACTTCACGGGCTGCCTGGGCCGCGTGGCGCTCGGCGGCCACCCGCTACCCCTGGCGCGCCCGCGGCCCGGCGCGGCCCCCGGCTCCCGCGAGCCCTTCTCGGCCCGGCCCGGAGCGCCCGCCCCGCACCTCGGCTGCAGCGGCGCTCCCGTGTGTGTCCCCTCGCCCTGCCTGCACGGCGGCGCCTGCCGCGACCTCTTCGACGCCTTCGCCTGCGCCTGCGGCCCGGGCTGGGAGGGCCCGCGCTGCGAGGACCGCGCCGACCCGTGTCGCTCGGCGCCCTGCGCCCGCGGCCGCTGCCACGCACACCCAGACGGTCACTTCGAGTGCCGCTGCCCGCCTGGCTTCGCAGGCCCGCGCTGCAG GTTGCCTGTCCCACCAGAGGGGTGCAGCCTGAACATCACCTGTCTCAACGGTGGCCAGTGTGAGGAGGGGCCCCAGGGGGCCAACTGCAGCTGCCAGGAGAGCTTTGCTGGGCAGAG ATGTCAGATCCCCTGTGAAGCCAACCCCTGCTTGAATGGGGGCACCTGCCGGGCAGCTGATGGGGTGTACGAATGTGTCTGCAATGCCAGGTTCTCAGGCCAGTTCTGCGAAGTGGTG AAAGGCCTACCACTGCCGCTGCCGTTCCCGCTGCTGGAGGTAGCAGTGCCCGCGGCCTgcgcctgcctcctcctcctcctcttgggCCTCCTCTCAGGGATCCTGGCGGCCAGAAAGCGCCGCCAGTCAGAGGGCACCTACAGTCCGAGCCAGCAGGAGGTGGCCGGAGCCCGGCTGGAGATGGACAGCGTCCTCAAGGTGCCGCCCGAGGAGAGACTCATCTAG